A window of Lagenorhynchus albirostris chromosome 11, mLagAlb1.1, whole genome shotgun sequence contains these coding sequences:
- the LOC132529540 gene encoding keratin, type II cytoskeletal 6A-like, with the protein MTSRSTVRSQSGSRRVFSAGSARVPGVNRSGFSSMSVSRSRGSGGFTGVGGGASFGSRSLYGIGGSKRISLGGGSCAFGGGYGSRAGGGLGFGGGAGSGFGFGSGAGGGIGLGGGAGGGFGLGGGAGFSGGYGGSGFSVCPPGGIQEVTINQSLLTPLNLQIDPTIQRIKTEEREQIKTLNNRFASFIDKVRFLEQQNKVLETKWALLQEQGTKTVRQSLEPYFEQYINNLRGQLDYLVSERSRLDSELRGMQDTVEDFKKKYEDEINKRTSAENEFVNLKKDVDVAYMTKVDLQANADSLIDEINFLRALYEAELAQMQTNVSDTSVVLSMDNNRTLDLDSIIAEVKAQYEEIARRSREEAESWYKCKYEELQSSACRYGDDLCNTKQEIAEINRMIQRLRSEIEHVKKQCTSLQSAIADAEQRGELALRDAKNKLAELENALQKAKQDMAQLLKDYQELMNVKLALDVEIATYRKLLEGEECRLYGEGAGQVNISVVQSTTSSGYGSAGGVSSGYGMGGGGVSSGYGMGGGGVSSGYGMGGGSGYSYSSGPSVGGGFSSSSGRTIGGGLSSSGGSSSTVKFSTTSSSGRKSYRP; encoded by the exons ATGACTTCCAGATCCACCGTGAGAAGCCAAAGCGGCAGCCGCCGTGTCTTCAGTGCCGGCTCAGCCAGAGTCCCTGGGGTCAACCGCTCTGGCTTCAGCAGCATGTCCGTGTCCCGCTCCAGGGGCAGTGGAGGCTTCACTGGAGTGGGTGGAGGAGCTAGCTTTGGCAGCCGCAGCCTCTATGGCATAGGGGGCTCCAAGAGGATCTCCCTCGGAGGGGGCAGCTGTGCCTTCGGTGGCGGATATGGCAGCAGAGCTGGAGGCGGCCTTGGCTTTGGAGGTGGAGCCGGGAGTGGATTTGGTTTCGGCAGTGGAGCTGGTGGTGGCATTGGGCTCGGTGGTGGAGCTGGTGGTGGCTTTGGGCTCGGTGGTGGAGCTGGCTTTAGTGGTGGCTATGGGGGCTCTGGCTTCTCCGTCTGCCCCCCTGGAGGCATCCAAGAGGTCACCATCAACCAGAGTCTCCTGACTCCCCTCAACCTGCAAATCGACCCCACCATCCAGCGAATCAAGACTGAGGAGCGGGAGCAGATCAAGACCCTCAACAACAGGTTCGCCTCCTTCATCGACAAG GTCCGATTCCTGGAGCAGCAGAACAAGGTCCTGGAAACCAAGTGGGCCCTGCTGCAGGAGCAGGGCACCAAGACCGTGAGGCAGAGCCTGGAGCCTTATTTCGAGCAGTACATCAACAATCTCAGGGGACAGCTGGACTACCTTGTCTCAGAGAGAAGCCGTCTGGACTCAGAGCTCAGGGGGATGCAGGACACGGTAGAGGACTTCAAGAAGAA ATATGAAGATGAAATCAACAAGCGCACGTCAGCAGAGAATGAATTTGTGAATCTAAAGAAG GATGTGGATGTTGCTTACATGACTAAGGTTGATCTACAAGCCAATGCAGACTCTCTCATAGATGAGATCAACTTCCTCAGAGCCCTCTATGAAGCA GAACTGGCTCAGATGCAAACCAACGTCTCAGATACTTCTGTCGTCCTCTCCATGGACAACAACCGCACCCTGGACCTGGACAGCATCATTGCTGAAGTCAAAGCCCAATATGAGGAGATCGCTCGCAGGAGCCGGGAGGAGGCTGAGTCCTGGTACAAGTGCAAG TACGAGGAGCTGCAGAGTTCAGCGTGCAGATATGGGGACGACCTGTGCAACACCAAACAGGAGATCGCTGAGATCAACCGCATGATCCAGAGGCTGAGATCTGAGATTGAACACGTCAAGAAGCAG TGCACCAGCCTGCAATCCGCCATCGCCGATGCAGAGCAGCGTGGGGAGCTGGCCCTCAGGGATGCCAAGAACAAGCTGGCCGAGCTGGAGAACGCCCTGCAGAAGGCCAAGCAGGACATGGCGCAGCTACTGAAGGACTACCAGGAGCTCATGAATGTCAAGCTGGCCCTGGACGTGGAGATCGCCACCTACAGGAAGCTGCTGGAGGGCGAGGAGTGCAG GCTGTATGGGGAAGGCGCTGGACAAGTCAACATCT CCGTGGTACAGTCCACCACCTCCAGTGGCTATGGCAGTGCTGGCGGTGTCAGCAGCGGCTACGGCATGGGCGGAGGCGGTGTCAGCAGCGGCTACGGCATGGGCGGAGGCGGTGTCAGCAGCGGCTACGGCATGGGCGGAGGCAGTGGCTACTCCTACAGCAGTGGTCCTAGCGTTGGAGGTGGCTTCAGTTCCAGCAGTGGCAGAACAATAGGTGGTGGCCTCAGCTCCTCCGGGGGCAGCAGTTCCACCGTCAAATTcagcaccacctcctcctccggCAGGAAGAGCTACAGGCCTTGA